The Caloenas nicobarica isolate bCalNic1 chromosome 28, bCalNic1.hap1, whole genome shotgun sequence genome window below encodes:
- the LOC135999479 gene encoding olfactory receptor 14J1-like: MSYDRYVAICKPLHYGTLLGSRACVHMAAAAWATGFLNALLHTANTFSLPLCKGNALDQFFCEIPQILKLSCSQSYFREAGLLVVSACLGFGCFVFIVVSYVQILRAVLRIPSEQGRHKAFSTCLPHLAVVSLFVSTAVFAYLKPPSISSPSLDLVVSVLYSVVPPAVNPLI; this comes from the coding sequence atgtcctatgaccgctacgttgccatctgcaaacccctgcactacgggaccctcctgggcagcagagcttgtgtccacatggcagcagctgcctgggccactgggtttctcaatgctctgctgcacacagccaatacattttcactgccgctgtgcaagggcaatgccctggaccagttcttctgtgaaatcccccagatcctcaagctctcctgctcacagtcctactttagggaagctgggcttcttgtggttagtgcctgtttaggatttgggtgttttgtgttcatcgtggtgtcctacgtgcagatcttgagggctgttctgaggatcccctctgagcagggacggcacaaagccttttccacgtgcctccctcacctggccgtggtctccctgtttgtcagcactgccgtGTTTGCCTatctgaaacccccctccatctcgtccccatccctggacctggtggtgtctgttctgtactcagtggttcctccagcagtgaaccccctcatc